The Acidobacteriota bacterium genome segment GGCCCATGATGGCGAACTGCTCGAGATGGAGGGATTTGCAGTCGACGTTGGCGCCGACGTCGATGATCAGCGTGGTGCCCTTGATGGTGGGGATGGCCGTGGCGAGGGCCGGCCGGTCGACGCCCTGACAGGTGTTGAAGAGCAGCTTCGCCAGGGCCATGCAGGCGCCGGTGTTCCCCGCGGAGACGAACCCGTCCGCCTGACCGTCGCGAACCAGCTCCATCGCGAGCTTCATCGACGCCCGCTTCTTCTTGCGGATGGCGTTGACCGGGTGCTCCGTCATGCTGATGAACTCGTCCGTGTGGACGATCTCGAGATCGAGGCCCTTGGTTTCGAATTTTTCCAGGTTTTTCCCGATGGCGGACTGGTTCCCCACCAGGATAACCTTCAGGCCGGCATACTGCTTGAGCGCCTGGATCACCCCCTGCACTTCCGGCAGCGGGTGATCGTCGCAGCCCATGGCATCCACGGCCGCCCGAAAGATCGGCTTCGACATGTCGCCCCTCCGGCGCGGCTTACTGGGTCTGTTCCTTGGGCTCGACGACCATCTTCCCGCGGTAGAACCCGCAGTGCGGACACACGCGGTGGGGCATCTTCATCTCCTTGCACTGGGGGCAGAGGGAGAGGCTCTTCGCCTTGATGGCGTCATGGGCGCGCCGACGATGGGTGCGCGCATGGGAATGACGTCGCTTCGGATGGGCCATGATCGACTCCTTGGGGTTCTTCGGATTATTTCTCTTTCATGCGTTTCCGCATTTCCCGGATCAGGAGCAGCCGGGGGTCGCCCCCGTCGGCGGCACACGCGCAGGGCCCGGCGTTGAGGTTCTCGCCGCAGCCGGGGCAGAGCCCCGCGCAGTTCTCCCGGCACAGGAGCTTGGCGGGCAGGGCCAGCATGACCTGCTCCACCACCATGTCCGCGAGGGAAATTCGGGGGTCGGCGTAAAAGACCTCGTCCGCGTTCTCGCGGGTGACTTCCACTTCCTTGCCGTGACCCGCGACGCGGGCGGCCGGGACCAGGTACGTCTCGAAACGGTGGTCCAGGGCGATCGGGAACGTCTCCAGGCAACGGTCGCACGGCGCGTCCACGGAACCCCGGACGCGGGCCTTGATGACCACTTCGTCCCGGGAGTTCTTCGCCACGTCCGCCGTCAGGGTCCATTCCCCGGCCAAACGGCATTCACGGTAGTCGAAATCGAGACCTTCCGCGGTGAAGGTCCGCTCGACCCGTGTCGTCCCTGTTTCGAGCTTTGAAATATCGACAAACATCATCAAATCCAGAACGGGGCGCCAGGCGCCCCGGGAAATCGGACTCGTGACCGCGGGATCAGGAAATCTTGATCCCCTTCTCCAGCATCTTGGTCTTCAGGCTTTCCAGCCGGGCCCGGACGTCGTCGAGGCTGACCGCGGGGCCCTCCTCGTCTTCGGGCTTGACCTTTTCGAGGCTCTGGACCAGGCCGCTGAGGATCGAGTAGGCGACCTCCAGCTTGCCGGCTTCCTCGAGCGTCTGGGCCTTGTCCAGGAGCAGGTTCTCCTTGCTGACGATCAGGCGGGGCTCTTTGCCCAACTCGTCGTAGACCCGTACGGCATCGTCGTATTTCTTCTGAAGCCGGAGGGTCTCGGCCAGGGACATCCGGGCCACCTGCCGGGTCTGGTCCTCGCCGGTCCGCTCGATGACCTTGCGCAGTTCGGCTTCCGCCTCCGGGAGCTTGCCCAGCCGCCGCAGGCAGGAGGCCTTCAGGATGGTCGCGCTCAGGCCCTCGGGAGAGGACGGGTAATCCCGCGCCACCTGGTCCAGGGCCTTGAGGGCCGCGTTCAGCTTGGCGTTGATCTCCTCGGGGGTCGGCGGCTTCTCTCCCGGGTTGCCGGCGTCCACCGAGGAGTAAGCCTCGAGGGCCTTGTTGAGGGCCGCGGTCCTCGCCATGGCGCTGCGCGAGGCCACCAACTGGTACCCGTAGTACCCCAGCACCACCGCCACGACCCCGATGCCGAGGTACAGCAGCAGTTTCTGGTGCGTGTTGAGGTAAGTCCAGATGGAGAGCAACTGCTCCATCACAGGGTCCGTCTTCTTGATCTCTTTCCGAGTTAAGCGTTTGCCCACGATATTCACCCGATGACCGATAGTATCTTCCGTTTAATCATACGCCTGGCGGGATTCGAACCCACGACCCCCGGATTAGGAATCCAGTGCTCTATCCTG includes the following:
- a CDS encoding DUF177 domain-containing protein — protein: MFVDISKLETGTTRVERTFTAEGLDFDYRECRLAGEWTLTADVAKNSRDEVVIKARVRGSVDAPCDRCLETFPIALDHRFETYLVPAARVAGHGKEVEVTRENADEVFYADPRISLADMVVEQVMLALPAKLLCRENCAGLCPGCGENLNAGPCACAADGGDPRLLLIREMRKRMKEK
- a CDS encoding tetratricopeptide repeat protein produces the protein MEQLLSIWTYLNTHQKLLLYLGIGVVAVVLGYYGYQLVASRSAMARTAALNKALEAYSSVDAGNPGEKPPTPEEINAKLNAALKALDQVARDYPSSPEGLSATILKASCLRRLGKLPEAEAELRKVIERTGEDQTRQVARMSLAETLRLQKKYDDAVRVYDELGKEPRLIVSKENLLLDKAQTLEEAGKLEVAYSILSGLVQSLEKVKPEDEEGPAVSLDDVRARLESLKTKMLEKGIKIS
- the rpmF gene encoding 50S ribosomal protein L32, yielding MAHPKRRHSHARTHRRRAHDAIKAKSLSLCPQCKEMKMPHRVCPHCGFYRGKMVVEPKEQTQ